GCTATGGAGATGGTTGGCTTCCTGTCCTCCACCAAGAAACAGTATGTATGagtttgataatgaacaacacaACTGGAATGCTGCATGCTAGAGTCAAACTAATCAGTGTAACTATACTGACCTTTTAGGGAAAACGCAACAAAAGAAGcattttgtttctaaaaaataaaactatttttcatCAAGAACACAACAGCACATGCAAGGAGGTCAAGATTGTCTCAGGAATGTATAATACAACAGTAAAGCCCACTCACTTAGTCGCTTTGTAAGGGTGAAGAAAGATTGGAATTTCAGAAATATTTGAAAGAGAAATATTTTCTGTACACGGCCTAACAACATTTCACTGGGTTTACAGTGATGCTGCCCAACTTTCAGTTAGCTGTATAAATCTAAAAAATTGTGTAGGTAGGACAAGAAATTTGAGAAATTTGTTTCTGCTTTCTCTACTGGTATCAGTAACAGGTCAGAGCTTGTCAAGGCAAGCAGGGAAAAATTGCACCAGGCATGTCAACAACTGCCTGGCTGCCTCAAGACCCCGCATACACAGAAAAGCACTAGCAGCATAGTTTGTAATTTGTTCAGGTTGGTGATCCTGGTGAACAACCATACTGAAGACAGTAACTGGTAAAGCGAGTAAATATATGGAGTAATGGAAACCAAACATGCATAAAGTCAAACTATGGACAAAGTAAAAtgataattttttcttttaaaaagggcTTCATACAAGCCTACAGGGCAGTCACAAAGATCCAGTATAGACGTATTTGTACACAAAGTAAATTccataaaaataagaaacaagaGTACCTTTTAATTTGTAACATTCACCCCTGCTCACTACTCCCACACAATGGTATATgcattaaacaaatgtttgaaacaCAAGTACAGGAACATTTAAAtttatgcagaaaaaaacagtggcATCAAAAAATTAggtgttttacatttattttagcaaTGTTAAGCTGTTAAGtctctaaaaacaaaagttagatTGTGTTAAACGGAAGCTAGATTTAAAGaccaaaagaaatacaaaacacgTCAGTCAGATTTTTTGTTAAAGTGGCTATTGGGACTTATGCCCTTCACAGAATACACTTAAAGCTGTGGTAGGAACTTTATTTTTGGCTTTGTTGGGCAGTATTTCTGTCATATTCTTTCAGCATTTTGTAATCCAGGCTTCAGTAAGACGCCTCACTCTACTTCaaattctgccttttttattcTACCCACTGCAAGTAAAACGCAGCAGTGCAACCTGAAACTATACAGGAAGTAAAACATTTAGTAGATGCTTTTCAGACATAAATAAGATacctgtttgtgtctgtgtatttccAATGTGCAGCATATTTTCCATCATCTCTGCCATCCTGCTACTGGGCAATGTGACGTACAGACTGTCAGAGAACTCTGAAGTCCTGGAGGTTGGACCTGATGAAGTTTTGTCCACACTGTCTGACCTTCTCAAAGTATGTTTCTGAAATGAAACGGTTGGTTTTGTATACTAACTGCCACATCATCATCTGGAAATTTTCACTAGTCTGTGGTTGATTTCTAGTGTTCTACAAAAGCCCTATTTTGGATGAAATCCCAAtagttttacaatattttcatcTCTAGCAGTCCTACTCCTAGAGATAAACTGTAATTTGTAATGTTTAAGAACAAACGTGTTCCAACTTGTTCTGTTTGTCAAGTACAGTATTTAGTAGGGATTTTCTTGGTAAATTGATATATGTTACAGTGTTGTGGAACTGTATaatgatttgtttaaatttatttttccaagGTGAAAAAGGAGCTACTGGTGAAGACTTTGACCAAGAGGAGGGTAGTGACCGCCAACACCATCGCAGTTTCACAGTACACTCTACAAGTGGTATGGAGTTTAGATTTAGTATCACGGTTCCCCTTTAAGTGAAATTATTAAATATGATCTGAAtataataatgtgtttattttgagttGTGGTCtgcaacatctttttttcatttgagttAAAGAAGTAATTTGCTTTGTTTGATGTTTCTGTACATTTAGGCCCCCACAGTGCGGGAGTCCATGTCCAAGTCTTTATACAGTGCTCTGTTTGACTGGATCCTCCTTCACATCAACCATGCAATGCTCAACAGACGAGACATGGAGGAGTCCGTCTCTGTAAGTTACACAGACAAAGACTGCAATATTGACTGCAGGAGACTTACCTTTTAATTCAAATGGAAGAGAGTAAAATATTTCCTTCAAATGGTCCTtcgaaaaaaaaaggaaattgcatGATTTTCAACTTTAAAGTTAATTTGCCACTGGAATCAATTGAACGTCATTCTTCTATTACAAGTCTTAAAGTACATTGTTCTACAATGCCGAACAGGGGATTATAAGATATACATAGGTTTAGTGGTAATGTGCAGAATTAATGCAGATAATTAATaacattatcatttttttctgtgttcagCCTTTTTATATGTGGGTTATGAAcattcctgttttgtttttagtgtttgtcCATCGGTGTCCTGGATATGTTTGGATTTGAGAACCTCAAGACAAATAGCTTTGAGCAGCTGTGCATCAACTACACCAATGAGAAACTGCAGTATTACATAAACCAGCACATCTTCAAGCTTGAGCaagtatgtctttttattttaatctttcatGAAATTCAGAGGTGGTTagtattcattgtttatttggACTTGGCATGGGTGGCACTTTGTTGTTGGACGTCCTATTGTATTTGGAACCTGCGCAGTGGTTGGGTTACCAATGGGCCTGCAGAAGTCTTTTAATTAACTGAAATTATGTTATCAAAATTCCGACAGACACACTATGGTGTAATACACCATTAAGCAGTCCTTTAAGTGTTTCTTGgtgctttaatttttttaaatcttatttttaatCCAGTCGGCATTTAGGAGTCTTAAAACCTGCAAGCACTGTATATACTGTTTGACTGttactaatctttttttttgtcagtgccACATGGATTTGCATTCACTTTCCAATAACAACctaattatgtaaatgtaatcaaataTATTCCAGGACGATTATATGTCAGAGGCCATCACTTGGAAAAACATTGACTACACTGACAACACTGGCTGCATTCAACTAATCAGTGAGAAGTCAACCGGCCTCTTTAACCTGCTGGATAAGGAGTGCAAGTAGGTGAACTTTGCTTGTAACATGATCCCTGCTGTGGTTTCTCACACGCAACATATAATGGTAACTTCatacatgtcaaaaaaatcaagGCATTTGCAAAATACCTCTGAATACAATGTAGGGACAAACTGGTCAGTCTGGTTACTCTTACAAAATGTTTCagcagaaaagagaagaattattctttttttgaacaataaatgacaaatatCATTTGTTCTGTGTCAGCTGACCAGTCATGAGAAATCCAGCTGAACTTGTGTATTATCATATCATCTCAGCAAGTCCGCATCACTTGCCCAGTGTCATTTCTGTTGCTGTTGACCTAAGTCGGTTTAATTTTCTTTCCCATATACCATATGTTGATATTAatattctgtctctctctctctttgtgtatCATCAGCCTTCCTAAGGCCACAGATGAAACCCTGTTGGACAAGTTTAAGCAGCAACATCGGAACAACCCATTCTTTGTACCCTCCTTGAATAAAGAGCCAACTTTCGTCATTCAACACTTTGCTGGAAGGGTTAAATATCACATCAAGGTGAAGCATATATTTCCCACACTGCAAACATATTTGTTCTACAAAGTAAAtaagaaacatttgaaattcAATAAATGCACACTGTAACATAGTGAGGGTCCGCTGTAGCCTTGTTAGATAAGCCACCGTGGGAAAAACCTGGAATTCTTTGAACTATGTAAATGATTAATGCTGCTCCCTCCACCAAGAATACTGTTGTTGCACTGTTAAGTTTAAAGTTGTGAATCCTCGTTATTCATGTGGAGCTCTGTTTTGTGTAACTACATCAAGAATAAAAGAAGACCGCATGTTAATTGAGATATTTCTTGTTCTTCAGGATTTCcggcagaaaaacacagagcacaTGCGTCCTGAAGTTATATCACTTCTACGGAGCAGTGAGCTGTCATTTGTGCATCACTTGGTTGCATCCAGTCCAGAAGCTCTGTTCAGATGGGGAGTCCTCCGAGCTACCATCCGCATCCTCACAGTATTCAAGAAACTGGGACGCCAGAGGGCACAATCGAGTAGGTAGCTTTAGTTGCTAATTGAGCTGCAAATTTTGGCTGCAACCAGCAGCTAAAATAATTCCCCctgtttataaatgttttttaaatggcagaTGTGTCTTTGCAGGAAtgtttattacatgttttatttaactgtttttctgAATGACTCAACCCAGTATCGGCCAGACGTAGCTCCCGCAAGACCTTCAAAGAGAGACTGTCCAGGTAAAATTACTACACTAATGTATTCACTCTGGGTTTTAGGTTTACTGCCACTGACAAGTCTCTATTCcaatttgattttctttttgatacAACCAAATGTGTTCAAACTGACAACAGGTCTTAAATAggtattttctgttttagaaaATTAATAGTTGATTAAAAACTTTAGCCATCAGCCATCCAGATTGTATTGGGTCATTTATTCAGTCTTAGACAGCTGTTTAATTAAGCGTAGGACATACAGGAAATTTTTCCTGAGATCAAGATCTCTTTTGAAAGAGAGACCCGAGAccatattacacacacacaagaccacaacaAGAAAATGAGTTCACTAAAAACAACCATCACAATTGcgggtttaaaaaaagaaaaagcatgtgCTTGCCAAAAAGCAAATATAATGTGAAATGAAGCAGACTATTTGCTGATAAAGTTGAAGTACCTTTCTGAAATTCAAACCAACAGCATGACTCTGGATTTCTCCTTTGATCGCTCCGACGAAACTCCTCTTGACGTATTCGAAGACATCTTTGTCAATTATGAAAAGAGAAAGTAAGTGGGCCGCGTGGGTTTAGTTTAAACACACTTATTTTAgagtgttatgttttttttaggtttccAGGAGGAGCTGAATGTTAAATGtagtctcattttgtttgtattttctgtagGAAAAGTCGAGCTGGTCGACAGAAGCAGCTCATTCCCAAGGTAACGTGTAAAAAAGGGTGCAGTGTTGATGGAGCTTAGAgctttttaagacatttcaaaAGCAGCACTTCTACGGAGACGGTTGTACATCttaaaagtgaaagagagattCACTGTTTGTTCATTCTTCAGTTAATCCATTTATCCACGTGTCCATTAGTCCTTTAGACTTTTGATTCAGAAAGCTcacagactttttttatgttttattaaacagaACCTCATGAATTTGCATTCCCTCCGACATATTGTTGCTCTGGCAGCGCATGATCGAACCAGCAAATTCATCTTCCACCCTCATCGGCACACAAAACCTCCAACAGTTGCCACTCAGTTTCAGGTTtgttctctctgtccctttGCTGACTATTACTGCTTCCTTTCATAAACTTAAATCACAACATGATGTGACATATGTGGTAAGGAAAGATTTAAGTGTAATCTCAAAATTgagaaatcaattatttgaaagTTAAAAGTCACTTCCTGCTGTTGCAGTAGTTAAACCATTAACCATCACTCACTGCTTTTCTGTATCTCACAGGCCTCGCTCAGAAGGCTGATAGAGAACATGGAAAAAGCCGAGccattctttattttctgtgttcgCTCCAATTCTGAAAAGGTAACATCATATTTTTGTAAAGAATTTTGTTAAATCTCGTCCTACTGTACATGTTGGACCGGATAAAACGGTTCATCCCTtgggaaaatgttttgtttttgcagaagAAACTGCACTTTGATGATGAACTCGTGCTACAGCAAATCAAATACACAGGCATACTACAGATGGTTAACATCCAAAAGTCTGGCTACAGTGCCACATACACATTCAAGGTGAGCAATTATATAAgaatgatgatgtgtgtgtttttatttatacagtaacAGAGACAAAGTCTCATTTTGTTTGGAAAGAAACAAAGTCTGGTTCTTTGCAAGAGGCTCTGGAAGTAATTCTGATTGTACAGTTTTCAGACCAAATCTGAGTATTTTCTGGACTTAGTCTCTAGCTCATATTCAAACCCTGCATTTTTTGGAAGGCTGTAaactctaataataataacttttccTCAATTGCTACCCAGATCAAGGTTAACGACTGTCTATTGTCTGACAATAAAGACATTAGTTCAGCTGTTCACCTTTTTGAGAATAGGAAATTAGATTCACCTCCAACTGATGACAATGTAATCATTGTCTTTCATACAATACATTTATCCTTGAGGATCCTGTCTCCTCAAGTTAAGTTAAATATGCTCTCCTTATTAACAGTCCCAGGAAATGTACTGACAGTGTTTCTGACGGACAATTTGGAACCCTTTTTTCTTAAGCTCTCAGCCTATATCATCTTAGAGCAAACAACTCATATTTTCTATCTTTCAATTTCCACTGATATAGTTCCCAGAATTTGGAACATGGCACATGTTGTACCCCTACATGAGCGAGGTGATAAAACAGATCTTACTAGACCAATATCCAAACTGCAAACTATATGTGTCTGAAATCTCtgataaatgataaattaaagtTGTTTCTGTCTAGAGCTTCCATTTTAAGCCTGTTTCAGTCCGGTTTGAGAGGGCAGGGCACAgtactaaaacttcttctttcagtcttattttttattttttttaaacgctgtGACGGAGTAGATCATTGCCTACTCTTACAGATAGCTTTTCTAGCGTTAAAAGGAATATGCATTACATTAAAGGAATTTAGAATGAAAATCAAATCTAACTCACTTGTGATATTCTCTTCTGATACCGATTTACACTTCTGATacagttttttctttatgaCAGGAATTTGTTGAGAAGTTCAGAATGTTGCTTCCAAAAGGAGCTACAGTAACATCTGGGCACATAACGGAACTGTTGGAGAGGTTGGAGTTGGATAAGAGCACCTATCAAATAGGAAAAACCAAGGTAACTACTCTTGATCATATTAGTATTTTATTCTGATCTTAATTTACCATAATGGCCAGGGGATGAAGGTAACTTTCCCATGGTTGGAAACTTACTTCAAACATCCCTTAATAACAAAGAATTTTgttaacatcaaaatgtattttaaggtAAACGGTTAATGTCTCTTTTTGGGAGAAAATTGTCATGAATCTGAACTCTGTCTCTTCCTAAAAAGAGATTGCAGATTTCATGCTTCATAAAAACGCTATAAAGTCGCAGTAATGCATGTATTAAAATGTACTACAGAATACACAGGGTTCCCAACGGTTTCATAAGGTGTGTGCCTTTCTACTTAGGTGTTCttaaaggagaaggagaggcaACTGCTCCAAGACACTCTTAACAAAGAAGTGATGCGACACATCATCATCCTGCAGCGGTGGTTCCGTACCTGTCTGATGAGGATGCACTTCCTGCAAAACAGAGATGCCACTAGGATTATACAGGTAGTATTTATGGTATATAAAAATACTATTGGAAATGTCCTCATTGAGACTActagacaataaaacatgtatccCATCACAGGTTTCCAAGGATGTTGTAGATAGTCTGTCTCTTTGGCTTCCCTGCTTCCcccatcaaaaacaaaaaaaagaaatattcccAAATTGTCAAGAACAAATAAAGCCACAGCAGACTTATGTTGACAGAGGATTTGTGGTGTTTTTCAGAGGAGCTGGCGTGAATTTTACGAGAATCAAAACAGAGCCGCTACAGTGATCCAGACAGCATGGAGGAGTTCCCTGAAGACACCAAAGCACCAAGATGAGACAGAGAATGATGAGAACACGACAAAGACCCGGCCTGGACGGGACAGGTATACATACCGCTAAACGTACACTGCTTGCATTGTAGGAGCACCAGTTGCTCTTATTgaataaaatgtcactttagtagagttttacttgttttaaataaagtaaaaaggcAACTGCACAACCTAAAAATGGAGGCCAACACATAGAAAGTTGATGGATTTGGTGGACTGAATGTTAAGTTAATAACCGCATCAAATGGTGtgcttgtcattttttttttattatcatttaaatCCACAGAAgctataagaaaaaaagaaaacctctgAGTTGTTGCAACATAGTAGTCTAGCTACACAATGGGCCCTACTTAAATCCTACACATCAAACAGATTGCATTGATTTCAAGCCACTCTTTAGCTAgataatatactgtattctaCACCATCATAACACATTTGTCTATCTGGCAGTGaatgttgtgttcaggtgtgtaATGGTTAGAATATTATTCAGGCAATGGTTTGAgtcaaaaaatcattttaaattaactgaaaagaTCATTTTGGTGGAATTAGAATCAAATCTGATAAAGCATTAGCATTTATATTATGAATATGTTGCTGTGATGCTAGTCTGGTTTGGTTCTTACATAACAGCTTGAAAACAAAGGAGTTTAAGAGGCAGCACAAAGTGGAGCTCAGCCCCAAAATGACCCAGCAGAGGTCCAGGAGCCAGGAGAAACAAGAGGGCAGAGGATCCCCTCCTCTTCTCAACAGACCCCTCTCCCTCCCACTGGACTCTAAAGTTGGCATGGATGATGGCTCCAACAGCCCCTCTAAGAGCAGCTCGCTTCAGCGCTACAAAGATATGGGGGGCATCAAGAAGAAGGCCGAGAGGTGGAAGGAAAGACAGAGCGAGGGCGAACTGACCGATGAATCAAGTCCAGAAATACGAAGACGACGAGATGATCAGAAAGATACGTTTCTGTAAGCATCCTGAACTCCTAGAAATCTTTCTGAACAAATGTTGGTGTTCTGTTAATATGGTCCCAACACGGTATTTTACGGTTCTATGTTTGTATCTGTTGTCTGTCTCGTAACAAGATGTTTGCATTGcaattagggctgtcaaacaattcaagtatttaatcgcaattaatcacattaatgtcctAGTAAAgttgcaattaatcgcaattaatcacacatttgtatctgtgtcccgtaatttctttttgtaccGTAATTTTTTTTGAGAACTTTCACACTTTGAATCTCTCacaaaatgtaacactgtccatcaattaatggggaaaaaaataataataatactttgacgagggggcgcagaattggcatcagctgtgtgcttggccatcaacgTGCTACGATGTTAGttaccaacaaaacacacagataactttggtcttgtcaatgaaacgatttggcaacttttaaaaactaaactttccattaagaatcttattggcatccattttggcgtctcacgcttgccatccactcaaaaagtaacgttactactctttggccggctcgccaGCCCgaacaagtgtgtgcggcgtgcctgttgtttggTTTCCGTTCTAGCTAAAGCCGTGTGacgttgtagtttttctaatgttactagttgttgcaaaagcatgtggaaaaaacaaacaaaagttcgCCAGGCCAAAAAGAACGATAATCtgatgatttaataaaattgacgctgttaaaatgggtttgcgttaacgccgttaacatgtttaactgacagcattaATTGcaatactttttcaaaatgtgtatcTTGATACTGCTACCCATAATTgcaaagtgttttgttttagtcCCACAACAGTCCACAGCTCTGCTTCCATTTCCTTCTGCAACACAGGTGTAAAGGGATGTCAATGTCTGTTGATCACCTGACCAAGATCAGCTCATCCAGCTCTGATAGCTCGCCCTCTATCAAAGAGGTAACCTTTTGTTGATACGTTATTGCATAATCCAAAACACAAGATCATTTAatccattttcctttttgcttgTGATACAGTTGTTGTTAGTGTCCTGTACAACAATAAATGTGAGCATTGGCTTTTCAAACTACTGTAGTTATGTAagctgacaaacacacaaatggagTCTCCTAATACATGAATCAAAGAAGGCCTCTCAGTCTAAGCCTCATCACCTTTCCTGACCCAATCAGGTCAGGGCGCGTCTTCACAAGCTGCCCAAACATAAACGGCGCTTAGCCTACGCCCGCAGCGGTTTGATGGTTAACTTTGGGGGCTCCAAAGAAAGCGAGTACTGGAGCTATCCTCTGCCTCCTATCAGCCCCCGTGGGTCCAGCCTGAAGAACTCAGCCAGTTGCGGGGATATCCGGGCCCTCAAATCCCAGGTCAAGGTACTGACCAAAGGGACGTTTTGACCACAACTCTGCTCTGCATGCAGGCCTTGCATGTGAATGTCAAATTTTTGCTCTGCAACCCAGGAGGAAAAAAGGGCTGTTGCTTCCgaaaaagaaaattttaaaGCTAATTTCtgatctttttttgtctctttgcccAAATGAGCTGTAGCCCAGCATGTATAGTTCTGATTCTCTTTGGAATAGGGTGAAttgctttttatgtgtttttggtCCCTTCACAATTAAGACAGGCATTGGGACTTTAACTATTTTTGTGTATTGCTTAATTTCCGTTCATTATGATTatgtacaatacaaaaatactaaataccataaaaatacaaaaaatacaaagaaatcaTTATGATTGTGATTAGGGCAATTATCATATGTAAGTCATTTGATTTAAGTCATAAACACACCTTAATATTATAAATTTTTTAGATTTACATGGCATACATACTTGAATACCGTTATTCATAAAAATTATAATCaacaattaaagctgcaagcagcgttggaaACATAGGGGGCGGGAAAAaccatcaccaatgaagaaggaactctctgctgagttcaatgatacctcacacaatggtctaccttaaacggttcaaatgttatgaaaaGGGGCGTGCCCGAAGCATAGTGGGCGGGCCGAACCctcaccaatgaaaaaggaactctctgctgagttcagtgatacctcacacaatggtctaccttaaacggttcaaatgttatgaaTGTGGGCGTGCCCGAAGCATAGTGGGAAGGCCGAaccatcaccaatgaagaaggaactctctgctgagttcaatcaTACCTCACACAATGGTCTACCTTAAacggttcaaatgttatgaaaaGGGGCGTGGCCTGGACGTGTTTAAAGTATAGGGGGCGGCTCGGTATTTCAtgtaagtttcatgtaaatcgtATGATatttgtcatataaggctgaTTTCCAGTTGCCAGCAGGGGGCGCTTTAACAAAAAGTCAATTTTCTCCAAATTCTTTGTTCATCGATAAATGCTCAAAATAGCCAACAAGGCCACACCGTtatcttttcatcatttttagaTGACACCAACCGAATTTGAAGTCGATCTGATGAAAtatctaggaggagtttgtatAGCACTTTGACTTTCAGGCCTTCTTCTTGTTGCCACTactaattaaaacagaaaaggtcaaCGTTTAGCTGGTGGCAGGAGACAGTGCAGCTTTGCATGAGATAAAAGTGGACTATTGCTATGTTGCTAGTATTTTATCACGTTTACGTGGCCTGGTTTTGTGTTGGTGGTGGCGGGGGAGATGTGGTGCAGCCGCTGCCGGGCAACATGGTGGGGAAATAGTACTGCTTACTAACAGAACAACACATTTGGTTttcttgtaaaatgttttttttaaatcttttcataCTTTTGCAGATACCAGCAGAAACAGATGGGTCAAGATTCTGTTTTCCTGCCAGAAGCACCAATGAGTTGTCGGGACAACAAGGATCGGGACAACAGGGATCTAATCAATTACAACTCACAACTCCTGAGAGGTAAAACCCTCCTCTGGTTTAAATGAAATGCTCAATTAATGAGTTTTGTCATGTTTATTTGATATGATGCTGCCTGGAGGTGATATAGATTGTCTTTTCTACAGGATTGGGTTCCTTGGTAAATTCCTGAAAAAGCGACCTAAACATTCCCCGGTCAACGACTCTCCGTCAGATAAATTGGGTAACCAAAAGCAGCAATCTTAAtagatttaatgtttaaaatgcacacataaagtgcactttaaaaatgtactgttgTATCTAACTAAAGGAAAGAGGTAGAAAGGAAACAATTCCAGTGTCCCGCTTTCTTCATGGAATCTTTCTTGTTTACTAGACCTCACAAGTGGAGGCCACACTGTACCATCATACATAACTGGTTAACACACTTTCTGTCTTTACTGCCATCTGGAGGTTATTTGCTGGTCAGCAACATGTGTAAAACAAGGTCTTCTGGACGAGGCTCAGAGTGTCCTGTATATCACCAGTAGATATAGGGTTAAAacttttcattgtcattttagaCTAATAACGCCACATCTTCCTTATCTGACTGCAGTCACCTTGCCCAGCTACACTCCATCTTACTACCACATGCCAAACCAGAACAATGAGAGGGTCAGTCAAAACCCGTCCACTCGAATCAGCCGGGCCACACGGGCATTGCATGGTAACTCGTCTCTGGAGCGTGAGATCACTGACCCCAAAGAGCTGCGAAACCTCGACGAATTCCTCGGCAATCAGGTGAGATCATCACCTGAGGACGGGAATCTGGAGCACAGCCAATAACCACTAACCACTTATTAATAGCACTTTAATATATTGACACACATATGGCTCTCGCTTGTTTGTACTGTAGATGTGCAGCTTTCTGCATTGTTGTCACATAATGTAGGCAAGTTCTTTTACAAAATCTTACACTTCACACTTTTTATCTATGCATTAaatgcatatttacatttatatctctcacacacacacacacacacacacgtacattcAGCTGTCATCATTGGGGCGGTGTAAGTGGCTAAGGTGCGATGTGGCAGGGATtaccaacaacaacagtgttATTAAAAGTGacataataaaactaaagtgtAACTTGGACCAACACCACTgtgtaataataaattaaaagtagatttagtattacatttttagttttgatATTTATAGGCACATACACTTTATAggtcactttttaattttaacttttttttaattatttacatgca
The window above is part of the Etheostoma cragini isolate CJK2018 chromosome 12, CSU_Ecrag_1.0, whole genome shotgun sequence genome. Proteins encoded here:
- the myo9b gene encoding unconventional myosin-IXb isoform X2; translation: MNTTDRAGPPEQDGEVRVVQIYPRLPQNTAAYCPLQVSGRDSAEVVIHNAVATLGLDASQTYSLLEVRKNSGEERLLEPGDCPLERVLLWPPGAQRWHPQSHGYYFILQHQHANNGGNPAESSREDYDDLCNLQTVTEKSILDALRQRFYKLKIYTYASNILIAINPNVFLPLYYNPKYVKLYENQPLGKLSPHIFAIADVAFRAMLNRRVNQCIVLSGESGSGKTESRSYLIHCLTALSQKTYSSGLERTILGAGPVLEAFSNAKTTENNNSSRFGMFIQLNYLESGVIRGAVIEKYLLEKCRLVSRDHKERNYHVFYYLLVGASKEEQEEFHLLKAQDYLYLKQEDLHLDEEKLGQEYKRLHQAMEMVGFLSSTKKHIFSIISAILLLGNVTYRLSENSEVLEVGPDEVLSTLSDLLKVKKELLVKTLTKRRVVTANTIAVSQYTLQVAPTVRESMSKSLYSALFDWILLHINHAMLNRRDMEESVSCLSIGVLDMFGFENLKTNSFEQLCINYTNEKLQYYINQHIFKLEQDDYMSEAITWKNIDYTDNTGCIQLISEKSTGLFNLLDKECNLPKATDETLLDKFKQQHRNNPFFVPSLNKEPTFVIQHFAGRVKYHIKDFRQKNTEHMRPEVISLLRSSELSFVHHLVASSPEALFRWGVLRATIRILTVFKKLGRQRAQSISARRSSRKTFKERLSSMTLDFSFDRSDETPLDVFEDIFVNYEKRKKSRAGRQKQLIPKNLMNLHSLRHIVALAAHDRTSKFIFHPHRHTKPPTVATQFQASLRRLIENMEKAEPFFIFCVRSNSEKKKLHFDDELVLQQIKYTGILQMVNIQKSGYSATYTFKEFVEKFRMLLPKGATVTSGHITELLERLELDKSTYQIGKTKVFLKEKERQLLQDTLNKEVMRHIIILQRWFRTCLMRMHFLQNRDATRIIQRSWREFYENQNRAATVIQTAWRSSLKTPKHQDETENDENTTKTRPGRDSLKTKEFKRQHKVELSPKMTQQRSRSQEKQEGRGSPPLLNRPLSLPLDSKVGMDDGSNSPSKSSSLQRYKDMGGIKKKAERWKERQSEGELTDESSPEIRRRRDDQKDTFLCKGMSMSVDHLTKISSSSSDSSPSIKEVRARLHKLPKHKRRLAYARSGLMVNFGGSKESEYWSYPLPPISPRGSSLKNSASCGDIRALKSQVKIPAETDGSRFCFPARSTNELSGQQGSGQQGSNQLQLTTPERIGFLGKFLKKRPKHSPVNDSPSDKLVTLPSYTPSYYHMPNQNNERVSQNPSTRISRATRALHGNSSLEREITDPKELRNLDEFLGNQVNELRSRIKDLSPTESIFLTATMQFRDTIKGMYSLQKPQIGYKDLMKGYQNKVNTLAGSTKTEVSLVVNLFQSVLDGFIRGELKRGESEPAKMTKKRRKKMDPCPDSPLDHLFSTYQVNIMQSCDLCTSYIWGMEKAYMCSACKLICHKKCLNKITTNCLTRCARQVDSIPGSLHFGVQVCVLTSKANPLPKVVELLLMHIELNGLYTEGIYRKSGSTCRARELHQILATDPEGPCLDDYPIHTITGLVKRWLRELPDPLMTFSLYSDFLHAVELPESAERIRAVYQKVDELPPANFNTLERLIFHLVRVAKEEEHNKMSPSSLAIVFAPCILRSPDVDDPFLGMKDVSKTTRCVEILISEQFRRYNEKLQSIQELENAEALAVNQLKLKRQNTVVEKPSELDVPDNKHSDEMEMTLINRIKSIKQEKLDLACRLPDLEQENSDNENLDSLSSMSSESLEDIQGSLDLEVSGQMTMWLETQKPDCPNKPRDLAERVRSLMAQTDDVQREFALGQKTDVTQSMCFLPSQDNPSPTGKPQITNKTSNGTFDNLEIPYIDDDEDLTCT